The following proteins are co-located in the Billgrantia tianxiuensis genome:
- a CDS encoding multidrug effflux MFS transporter, whose translation MTLSPRRVALLVAINTALAPFAIDAYLPAMASLADSVGASIHHAELSISVFMAGFAIGQLLFGPVSDRLGRKPVLLSGLVVFLLASLMLATVGSLTELLAWRFVQALGGGACVVNSTAIVRDCFSGRQAASVISTMAMIMMLAPLVAPLVGSGLLYLADWQLIFIFLAAYAAFLLWLMSTRLPETRDPNQPTASLGQVLVNYVSVLRHREGLGYICAVAASFGGLFAFVTASPYVYMDHFGLTPATYPFVLGANVIFIALSNRINIHLLQTRTPLQNLYLGLVLQLVAVVCLVVVVMAGLASLPVVVLLVMLYSGMIGLISPNAMALLLDRFGHMSATATALMGAAKFGAAALAGIMVGAFEIENLWPMVLTMLAASLFGNVMLSRLAGRPVHA comes from the coding sequence TTGACCCTATCTCCTCGACGCGTGGCACTACTGGTGGCTATCAATACGGCTCTGGCTCCTTTTGCCATCGATGCCTACCTGCCAGCCATGGCATCGCTGGCCGACAGCGTTGGTGCCAGCATTCATCATGCCGAACTCTCCATCAGCGTGTTCATGGCCGGTTTCGCCATCGGCCAGCTGCTGTTCGGCCCGGTATCCGATCGGCTGGGGCGCAAGCCTGTCCTGCTCTCGGGGCTGGTGGTGTTCCTGCTCGCGAGCCTCATGCTGGCCACGGTCGGTTCGCTCACGGAACTGTTGGCCTGGCGCTTCGTGCAGGCGCTGGGGGGAGGGGCCTGCGTGGTCAACTCGACGGCCATCGTGCGCGACTGCTTCAGCGGCAGACAGGCGGCAAGTGTCATTTCCACCATGGCCATGATCATGATGCTGGCACCGCTGGTGGCGCCGCTCGTCGGCAGTGGGCTGCTATACCTGGCCGATTGGCAGTTGATCTTCATCTTTCTGGCCGCCTATGCAGCGTTCCTACTGTGGCTGATGTCGACCCGGCTGCCCGAAACCCGCGATCCGAACCAGCCCACGGCCTCGCTGGGCCAGGTGCTGGTCAATTACGTGAGCGTGCTGCGCCATCGCGAGGGACTGGGCTACATCTGTGCGGTGGCAGCCTCCTTCGGCGGGTTGTTTGCCTTCGTTACCGCCTCGCCTTACGTCTATATGGATCATTTCGGCCTTACGCCGGCCACCTATCCTTTCGTGCTGGGTGCCAACGTCATCTTCATTGCGCTCTCAAACCGGATCAACATCCATCTGCTACAGACGCGAACCCCCCTGCAGAATCTCTATCTGGGGCTTGTTCTGCAACTGGTAGCAGTGGTGTGCCTGGTGGTGGTGGTCATGGCCGGGCTGGCCTCGCTGCCGGTGGTCGTGCTGCTGGTCATGCTCTATTCGGGAATGATCGGGCTGATCTCGCCCAATGCCATGGCGTTGCTGCTGGATCGCTTCGGTCACATGAGCGCCACCGCCACGGCGCTGATGGGTGCGGCCAAGTTCGGCGCCGCGGCGTTGGCGGGCATCATGGTGGGCGCCTTCGAGATCGAGAATCTATGGCCCATGGTGCTGACCATGCTGGCAGCCTCGCTGTTCGGCAATGTCATGCTGTCACGGCTGGCTGGGCGGCCCGTGCATGCCTGA
- the tal gene encoding transaldolase: MAEDLLSQLKTMSTVVADTGDIEAIRRFQPTDATTNPSLILQAAQHEERRERLAEIARQATDIDDALDAVAVEIGSEISGLVPGYVSTEVSARLSFDTEATLARARSLIERYDRHGIGPERILIKIASTWEGIRAARQLEREGIHCNLTLLFSFAQAQACADAGVTLVSPFVGRILDWNRAKWPDADFSGDNDPGVKSVKRIYEHYKGHGYKTIVMGASFRNTGEILALAGCDRLTISPALLGELAESHDRLERRLTPVDAETSPPEPQDEAEFRWEMNEDAMATEKLAEGIRKFADDQRKLEKLLGELRRG, translated from the coding sequence ATGGCAGAGGACCTGCTTAGCCAACTCAAGACGATGAGTACCGTCGTCGCCGACACCGGCGACATCGAGGCCATTCGCCGTTTCCAGCCCACCGATGCGACCACCAACCCTTCACTGATCCTGCAGGCCGCCCAGCACGAGGAGCGTCGCGAGCGGCTCGCCGAGATCGCCCGCCAGGCCACCGACATCGACGATGCCCTGGATGCCGTGGCGGTCGAGATCGGCAGCGAGATCAGCGGTCTGGTGCCCGGCTACGTGTCCACCGAGGTCAGCGCACGCCTCTCTTTCGATACCGAGGCAACCCTGGCCCGGGCACGCTCGCTCATCGAGCGCTACGACCGTCACGGCATCGGTCCCGAGCGCATTCTGATCAAGATCGCCTCGACCTGGGAGGGCATCCGTGCCGCTCGTCAGTTGGAGCGCGAAGGCATCCACTGCAACCTCACCCTGCTGTTCAGCTTCGCCCAGGCCCAGGCTTGCGCCGATGCCGGCGTCACGCTGGTGTCTCCGTTCGTCGGACGCATCCTCGACTGGAACCGGGCCAAGTGGCCGGATGCCGATTTCAGCGGCGACAACGACCCGGGCGTCAAGTCGGTGAAACGCATCTACGAGCACTACAAGGGCCATGGCTACAAGACCATCGTGATGGGTGCCAGCTTCCGCAACACGGGCGAAATCCTCGCCCTGGCCGGCTGCGACCGCTTGACCATCTCCCCGGCCCTGCTCGGCGAGCTGGCGGAAAGCCATGACCGACTGGAGCGCCGGCTGACCCCGGTCGATGCCGAAACGTCACCTCCCGAGCCACAGGACGAGGCCGAGTTCCGCTGGGAAATGAACGAGGACGCCATGGCCACGGAGAAGCTGGCCGAAGGGATACGCAAGTTTGCCGACGATCAGCGCAAGCTGGAGAAACTGCTGGGCGAGCTGCGCCGGGGATAA
- the pstC gene encoding phosphate ABC transporter permease subunit PstC — translation MNLVLIATVLIVMALAYQIGLSRSRAVASGGVRLHSRPGYYGVLVALWCGLPALLLFGVWLLLQDAIIEMLVIHQLPPELAGLNEREMQVLMRRIGALASGQGVAGEVGAYEVAAAQQMSRLESMGRLAMFASMAVLAVVGLVLAQRRISPQMRARNHVERVITALLALSSGVAILTTVGIVLSLLGEAVHFFSYISPAEFFFGTVWNPRFSSAGSGGQGQFGLLPLLWGTVMISVIALLVAIPLGLMTAIYMAEYAPPWLRSVAKPVIEVLAGIPTIVYGFFALIVIGPFLSGLGDLIGINIRATSALTAGLVMGIMIIPFVSSLSDDIITQVPKSLRDGALGLGATKSEMIRQVVLPAALPGIVGAFLLAASRAIGETMIVVLAAGNNPVLHANPFEAVSTITVTIVNQLTGDMDFSSPQSLVAFALGLTLFVITLGLNVIALVVVRKYRQQYE, via the coding sequence ATGAACCTTGTCTTGATCGCTACCGTGCTGATTGTAATGGCGTTGGCCTATCAGATAGGGCTTTCGCGCAGCAGGGCGGTGGCAAGCGGTGGGGTGCGGCTGCATTCCCGACCCGGCTATTATGGCGTGCTGGTAGCCCTCTGGTGTGGGCTGCCGGCACTGCTGCTGTTTGGTGTTTGGCTGCTGCTCCAGGACGCCATCATCGAGATGCTGGTCATTCACCAGCTACCCCCGGAGCTGGCCGGTCTGAACGAGCGCGAGATGCAGGTGCTGATGCGCCGTATCGGTGCGCTGGCTTCCGGTCAGGGGGTAGCCGGTGAGGTGGGAGCCTACGAGGTTGCCGCCGCCCAGCAGATGTCCCGCCTCGAAAGCATGGGACGGCTCGCCATGTTCGCGAGTATGGCCGTCTTGGCTGTCGTCGGCCTGGTGCTAGCTCAGCGGCGAATCTCGCCGCAGATGCGGGCGCGCAATCATGTCGAGCGTGTGATCACGGCGCTGCTGGCGCTCAGTTCCGGTGTCGCTATTCTGACCACGGTGGGTATCGTCCTGTCGCTGCTTGGTGAAGCGGTCCATTTCTTCAGCTATATCAGTCCGGCGGAGTTCTTCTTCGGCACGGTGTGGAATCCGCGCTTCAGCAGTGCCGGTAGCGGGGGGCAGGGCCAGTTCGGTTTGCTGCCGCTGCTGTGGGGCACCGTGATGATCAGCGTGATCGCCCTGCTGGTGGCGATCCCGCTGGGCCTGATGACCGCTATCTACATGGCCGAATATGCACCGCCTTGGCTGCGCAGCGTAGCCAAGCCGGTCATTGAGGTCCTGGCCGGTATCCCCACGATTGTCTACGGCTTCTTCGCCTTGATCGTGATCGGTCCCTTCCTGTCGGGGCTGGGTGATCTGATAGGCATCAATATTCGCGCCACGAGCGCCCTGACGGCAGGGCTGGTGATGGGGATCATGATCATCCCCTTCGTCTCCTCGCTATCCGACGACATCATCACTCAAGTGCCCAAGTCGCTGCGCGACGGCGCACTGGGTCTCGGCGCAACGAAGTCGGAGATGATTCGTCAGGTGGTGCTTCCCGCGGCCCTGCCGGGGATCGTCGGCGCTTTCCTGCTAGCCGCGAGTCGAGCCATCGGCGAGACGATGATCGTGGTCCTGGCGGCCGGCAACAATCCCGTCTTGCATGCCAACCCCTTCGAGGCCGTATCTACCATCACCGTTACCATCGTCAACCAGCTGACCGGCGACATGGACTTCTCCAGCCCGCAATCGCTGGTGGCCTTTGCCCTCGGCCTCACGCTGTTCGTCATCACCCTCGGGCTCAATGTCATCGCCCTGGTGGTGGTACGCAAATACCGTCAGCAATATGAGTGA
- a CDS encoding STAS domain-containing protein — translation MITNEGRVQAAFDSGVFVLKLCGDVRLTLCATLDTQAQQLARTPGLQSLIIDLREATNVDSTALGFLAKVAMAVKDRILYKPTIVVDNPDVKRMLEVMGFAQYFAMMETPLTEASELCDLPEVPADMEEMRKRILEAHRILMRMSEHNREEFQPLVEMLEAQETSHSDKP, via the coding sequence ATGATCACGAATGAAGGCCGCGTCCAGGCGGCGTTCGATTCCGGTGTCTTCGTGCTCAAGCTGTGCGGCGACGTACGCTTGACGCTCTGTGCGACACTCGATACCCAGGCCCAGCAGCTGGCACGCACGCCGGGCCTGCAATCGCTGATAATCGATCTGCGCGAAGCCACCAACGTGGATTCCACCGCCCTGGGGTTTCTGGCCAAGGTCGCCATGGCGGTAAAGGATCGGATTCTCTACAAGCCGACCATCGTAGTCGACAACCCCGACGTCAAGCGCATGCTCGAGGTGATGGGTTTTGCCCAGTACTTCGCCATGATGGAAACCCCCCTGACCGAAGCCAGCGAACTCTGCGACCTGCCCGAGGTACCGGCCGACATGGAGGAGATGCGCAAGCGTATCCTCGAGGCACACCGCATCCTGATGCGCATGAGCGAGCATAACCGCGAGGAGTTCCAGCCGCTGGTGGAGATGCTCGAGGCGCAGGAAACCTCGCACAGCGACAAGCCCTGA
- a CDS encoding beta-ketoacyl-ACP synthase III, producing the protein MTDVVITGTGLFTPEHAIDNDALVASFNAWVDAENARHAAAIEAGEREPLLHSSSEFIVKASGIHSRFVMDAAGILDPERMRPRLPQRGNDEPSIQCEMGLKAARQALEAAGVTASDIDMVIVACSNLERPYPAVAVELQAALGTQGHAFDMNVACSSATFAIDLAAGAIRGGNVKRALVVSPEICSAHLNFRDRDSHFIFGDACTAIVIEDAALATAEERFEILGTRLITKFSNAIRNNAGFLNRVTDSDPLASDKLFVQEGRRVFKEVCPMVAALINEHLASLGLSGEALSRLWLHQANHHMNDLIARRVLGHDPEPGQAPIILDRYANTSSAGSIIAFHLHRADLSSGALGVVCSFGAGYSAGCVVLRRL; encoded by the coding sequence ATGACAGACGTCGTGATTACCGGTACGGGACTCTTCACGCCGGAGCACGCCATCGACAACGATGCCCTGGTAGCCTCGTTCAACGCCTGGGTGGATGCCGAGAATGCGCGCCACGCTGCCGCCATCGAGGCCGGCGAACGCGAGCCGCTGTTGCACTCCAGCAGCGAGTTCATCGTCAAGGCTTCGGGCATCCACAGCCGCTTCGTCATGGATGCCGCGGGTATCCTCGATCCCGAGCGCATGCGTCCGCGGCTGCCGCAGCGCGGCAACGACGAACCCTCGATCCAGTGTGAAATGGGTCTCAAGGCGGCACGGCAGGCACTCGAGGCCGCCGGTGTCACTGCCAGCGACATCGACATGGTGATCGTGGCCTGCTCCAATCTGGAGCGTCCCTACCCGGCGGTGGCGGTGGAGTTGCAGGCGGCTCTGGGCACCCAGGGACACGCCTTCGACATGAACGTGGCCTGCAGTTCGGCGACCTTTGCCATCGACCTGGCGGCGGGCGCCATTCGCGGCGGCAATGTCAAGCGCGCCCTGGTGGTCAGCCCCGAGATCTGCTCGGCCCACCTCAATTTCCGCGACCGCGACAGCCATTTCATCTTCGGCGATGCTTGCACCGCCATCGTGATCGAGGATGCCGCTCTTGCCACCGCCGAGGAGCGCTTCGAGATCCTGGGTACGCGTCTGATCACGAAATTCTCCAATGCCATTCGCAACAATGCTGGTTTCCTCAACCGGGTCACCGACAGCGACCCGCTGGCCAGCGACAAGCTGTTCGTCCAGGAGGGACGGCGTGTGTTCAAGGAGGTTTGTCCCATGGTGGCGGCCCTGATCAACGAGCATCTGGCCAGCCTCGGGCTCTCCGGCGAAGCGCTTTCACGGCTCTGGCTGCACCAGGCCAATCACCATATGAATGACCTGATCGCACGCCGTGTGTTGGGGCACGATCCCGAGCCGGGCCAGGCGCCGATCATCCTCGATCGTTACGCCAATACCAGCTCGGCAGGCTCGATCATCGCCTTCCACCTCCATCGCGCCGACCTATCGTCAGGTGCGCTGGGGGTGGTCTGCTCGTTCGGCGCCGGGTACAGTGCCGGCTGCGTGGTGCTGCGTCGTCTGTGA
- a CDS encoding sulfite exporter TauE/SafE family protein gives MPEIFLHWLDMAPLTWFGCALVLALGAFVQRATGFGLAVIGAPLLLMLEPRLVPVILVLFGLTVSLMTVRHYRHEVRLGEIGMALLGRLPGNGVGLWLLLAAPMALLEKLIAASVLFAVAVTLFRFRLPVNRVSLFGAGVVSGIFGTVAAIGGPPMVLLMHGLAPDRLRGNLSAFFIITASLTLATLALAGQVRLWHLGLALTFLPAVLAGNALANRIAHRLDRRRLQGASLSLCTLAALGLLL, from the coding sequence ATGCCTGAGATCTTCCTGCACTGGCTAGACATGGCACCGTTGACCTGGTTCGGATGCGCGCTGGTGCTGGCCTTGGGTGCCTTCGTGCAGCGCGCCACCGGCTTCGGCCTGGCGGTCATCGGTGCGCCGCTGTTGTTGATGCTCGAGCCGCGTCTGGTGCCGGTGATCCTGGTGCTGTTCGGGCTTACCGTATCGCTGATGACGGTGCGTCACTATCGTCATGAGGTTCGCCTCGGTGAGATCGGCATGGCGCTGCTGGGGCGTCTTCCCGGCAATGGTGTGGGGCTCTGGCTGCTGCTTGCCGCCCCCATGGCGCTGCTTGAGAAGCTGATCGCCGCAAGCGTACTGTTCGCCGTGGCGGTGACGCTGTTTCGTTTCCGCCTGCCGGTCAACCGCGTGAGCCTGTTCGGTGCCGGCGTGGTGTCGGGCATCTTCGGTACCGTGGCCGCCATCGGCGGGCCACCCATGGTGCTGCTGATGCATGGTCTGGCGCCGGATCGGCTGCGCGGCAATCTATCCGCCTTTTTCATCATTACCGCCAGCCTGACGCTCGCCACCCTGGCGCTGGCTGGCCAGGTGCGCCTGTGGCACTTGGGCCTGGCGCTCACTTTCCTTCCGGCGGTGCTGGCCGGCAACGCTCTGGCCAATCGTATCGCCCACCGCCTCGACCGGCGTCGGCTGCAGGGCGCTTCGCTTTCGCTGTGTACCCTGGCGGCGTTGGGCTTGCTGCTTTAG
- a CDS encoding substrate-binding domain-containing protein, with product MSFKKSTLSMAIAASLAVGFSTAAQARDTIQIAGSSTVLPFASIVAEEFGASFPQFNTPVVGSGGSSGGLRQFCQGVGENTIDIANSSRAIRSGEIESCNASGVNDILEVMFGYDGIVFASRIDRGEFALTPQHVFAAAAAQIPQDGQLVDNPYTRWSEIDSDLPDQEIVLVIPASNHGTREVFEEKVLHAGCDSYAEIDGDACNSLRGDGRIIEIAGDYTETLARLDAQAEAVGVFGLSFYDQNRDRLQVATVDGVTPSLETIGSGEYPVSRPLYFYVKGEHLDMVPGLAEYTEFFLSDAISGYGSPLEDAGLIPMDDDERAQALEQFQARTAVSAE from the coding sequence ATGAGCTTCAAGAAGAGCACACTGAGCATGGCGATCGCCGCTTCCCTCGCCGTCGGTTTCTCGACCGCCGCCCAGGCCCGCGACACCATCCAGATCGCCGGTTCCTCCACTGTGCTGCCCTTTGCCAGCATCGTTGCCGAGGAGTTCGGTGCTTCCTTCCCCCAGTTCAACACTCCGGTGGTCGGCTCTGGTGGTTCCAGCGGTGGCCTGCGCCAGTTCTGTCAGGGAGTGGGCGAGAACACCATCGATATCGCCAACTCCTCCCGTGCGATTCGCTCAGGAGAGATCGAGAGCTGCAACGCCAGCGGCGTCAACGACATCCTCGAAGTCATGTTCGGCTACGACGGTATCGTCTTCGCCTCACGTATCGATCGTGGCGAATTCGCCCTGACCCCGCAGCACGTATTCGCTGCTGCAGCTGCACAAATTCCTCAGGACGGCCAACTGGTCGACAACCCCTATACCCGCTGGTCCGAGATCGACAGCGACCTGCCTGACCAGGAGATCGTGCTGGTCATCCCGGCCTCCAACCACGGTACGCGTGAGGTCTTCGAAGAGAAGGTGCTCCACGCCGGCTGTGACAGCTACGCCGAGATCGATGGCGACGCCTGTAATAGCTTGCGTGGCGACGGCCGCATCATCGAGATCGCTGGCGATTACACCGAGACCCTGGCGCGCCTCGATGCCCAGGCCGAAGCGGTCGGTGTATTTGGCTTGAGCTTCTACGATCAGAACCGCGATCGTCTGCAGGTGGCCACCGTCGACGGTGTGACCCCGAGCCTCGAAACCATCGGCTCCGGTGAATACCCGGTATCGCGTCCGCTGTACTTCTACGTCAAGGGTGAGCATCTCGATATGGTCCCCGGCCTGGCCGAGTACACCGAGTTCTTCCTCAGCGACGCTATCTCCGGTTACGGCAGCCCGCTGGAAGATGCCGGTCTGATCCCGATGGATGATGATGAGCGTGCCCAGGCACTGGAACAGTTCCAGGCTCGCACCGCCGTGTCCGCCGAGTAA
- a CDS encoding MlaA family lipoprotein: protein MVVKQTGFISRFLVALAALAMLAGCAGRVAVEDRHPDDPWEGFNRRVFTFNEAIDRAVLKPVARGYRAVTPQPVQTGVGNFFSNLGEIRTTLNSLLQGKPANAGLSTSRFLINSTVGIAGLWDFATHMGITAEKEDFGQTLGVWGVGEGPYLVLPLLGPSTVRDTSGLPLDMYTYPLTYVEDDKVRYGLTALRIVDVRAGFLDQEELIRGDRYVFIRDAYLQRRRFEVSDGELGDDPFASDDFDFDFDDADFDDAFDNAEPAD, encoded by the coding sequence ATGGTCGTGAAGCAGACCGGCTTTATCTCTCGCTTCCTGGTCGCCCTGGCGGCTCTGGCCATGTTGGCGGGTTGTGCCGGCCGGGTAGCGGTGGAGGACCGTCACCCCGATGACCCCTGGGAAGGCTTCAACCGCCGGGTATTCACCTTCAACGAGGCGATCGACCGGGCTGTGCTCAAGCCGGTTGCGCGCGGCTATCGCGCCGTGACGCCTCAACCGGTGCAGACCGGGGTCGGCAACTTTTTCTCCAACCTGGGCGAGATTCGCACCACGCTCAACAGCCTGCTGCAAGGCAAACCGGCCAATGCCGGGCTGTCCACGTCGCGTTTCCTGATCAACTCCACCGTGGGGATCGCCGGGCTGTGGGACTTCGCTACCCACATGGGCATCACCGCCGAGAAGGAGGATTTCGGCCAGACTCTCGGCGTCTGGGGGGTTGGCGAAGGGCCCTATCTGGTACTGCCGCTACTGGGGCCCAGCACGGTGAGGGACACCTCCGGCTTGCCGCTGGACATGTATACCTATCCGCTGACCTATGTCGAGGATGACAAGGTGCGCTATGGCCTGACCGCGCTGCGTATCGTCGACGTGCGGGCCGGCTTTCTCGACCAGGAGGAGTTGATCCGCGGAGACCGCTATGTCTTCATTCGCGATGCTTACCTGCAGCGTCGGCGCTTCGAGGTCAGCGACGGCGAACTGGGTGACGACCCCTTCGCCAGCGACGATTTCGATTTCGATTTCGACGACGCCGATTTCGACGACGCCTTCGACAATGCCGAACCCGCCGATTGA
- a CDS encoding methyl-accepting chemotaxis protein — translation MRRLDTSIRHVSYAMLALVTLLLLAFALLTWNVMQQSRHDLAELERLNVQQASMLNRLHVASLEGLNRMDRALERQLRPSLGDPIAALQAVEDELDEMQASRRAFMDATQSTPHPALRDALDAQAERLIDIMQQQLSAIRTGDRSHYRQLTLEAVELSQALTESARRFYAVADRQGVILLHDAERQAKRFGWLLAIGLMLASGVLLLMAWLSQRYVLAPLQAIIGHFRAIAGGDLTGTIPVNGLREVRQLFQELAGMQQSLVLTVSHLHGTSQHVLDSAERLAQSNQALASQTRQQGTALDYTTTHLDELTRNVTHNAESANQASQLANMALDRARRGEAVMERFVGTMEEIHEHASQVNAIVDLIDTIAFQTNLLALNASVEAARAGDQGRGFAVVAGEVRSLASRSTEAAHQIRHLLTASRDSVQRGNALSSDASHGMAAIVDSIAEVQRLMEQIDHASQDQHDGIGKLNRAMDEMTAVTRDNGRLVSLSTQDAHSLREKAERMRAHAGRFVIDSRDSRHLQDSIEAAQVWEPRVLLTQPHSQDAEEAMALLK, via the coding sequence ATGCGCCGACTGGATACCTCGATCCGCCATGTCAGTTACGCCATGCTGGCCCTGGTGACACTGCTGCTGCTGGCTTTCGCGCTTTTGACCTGGAACGTGATGCAGCAAAGCCGGCATGACCTGGCCGAGCTGGAGCGGCTCAACGTACAGCAGGCCTCGATGCTGAATCGACTGCATGTGGCCAGTCTGGAAGGCCTCAACCGGATGGACCGGGCCCTGGAAAGGCAGCTACGCCCTTCCCTGGGCGATCCGATCGCCGCCTTGCAGGCCGTAGAGGACGAACTCGACGAAATGCAGGCTTCGCGCAGGGCCTTCATGGATGCCACGCAATCGACACCACACCCGGCCCTGCGTGACGCGCTCGACGCTCAGGCCGAACGCTTGATCGACATCATGCAGCAGCAACTCTCGGCAATCCGGACGGGGGATCGCAGCCATTATCGTCAGCTGACGCTGGAAGCGGTCGAGCTGAGTCAGGCACTGACGGAAAGTGCCCGGCGCTTTTATGCCGTTGCCGATCGGCAGGGCGTTATCCTGCTGCACGATGCAGAACGGCAGGCCAAGCGATTCGGATGGTTGCTGGCGATTGGATTGATGCTGGCATCGGGCGTCCTGCTGCTCATGGCCTGGCTGAGCCAGCGCTACGTTCTCGCGCCGCTTCAGGCAATCATCGGGCATTTCCGCGCCATTGCCGGCGGCGACCTTACCGGCACCATTCCAGTGAACGGCCTCAGGGAGGTTCGCCAGCTCTTCCAGGAGCTGGCGGGCATGCAGCAGTCCCTCGTACTCACGGTTAGCCACCTTCACGGTACCAGCCAGCACGTGCTCGACAGTGCCGAGCGGCTGGCTCAGAGCAACCAGGCACTTGCCTCACAGACCCGCCAGCAGGGAACCGCTCTTGACTACACCACCACTCACCTGGACGAGCTAACCCGTAACGTGACGCACAATGCCGAGAGCGCCAACCAGGCCAGCCAGCTTGCCAACATGGCCCTCGACAGGGCCAGGCGGGGTGAAGCCGTCATGGAGCGCTTCGTGGGCACCATGGAAGAGATCCATGAGCACGCCAGCCAGGTCAATGCCATCGTCGACCTGATCGACACCATTGCTTTCCAGACCAACCTACTGGCTCTCAATGCCTCGGTCGAGGCGGCGCGTGCCGGCGATCAAGGGCGTGGATTCGCCGTCGTCGCCGGCGAAGTGCGCTCACTGGCCTCGCGCAGCACCGAAGCTGCCCACCAGATTCGCCACCTGCTGACGGCATCGCGCGACAGCGTTCAACGAGGCAATGCACTGTCGAGCGATGCCAGCCATGGCATGGCGGCAATCGTTGACTCCATCGCCGAAGTCCAGCGACTGATGGAGCAGATCGACCATGCCTCCCAAGATCAGCATGACGGCATCGGCAAGCTCAACCGAGCCATGGACGAGATGACGGCAGTCACCCGGGACAACGGCCGCCTGGTGAGCCTCTCCACCCAGGATGCCCACTCGCTGCGTGAAAAGGCCGAGCGGATGCGAGCCCACGCTGGACGCTTCGTCATCGACTCTCGCGACTCCCGACATCTGCAGGATTCCATCGAAGCAGCCCAAGTGTGGGAGCCACGCGTGCTGCTCACGCAACCTCACTCGCAGGATGCAGAAGAAGCGATGGCCTTGCTAAAGTGA
- a CDS encoding PP2C family protein-serine/threonine phosphatase, giving the protein MDAAKPLIGLLDEPGAYRDALADTIARDGLAVFAAERLEDLPADTVLVVAHAQAIPSLEWASLTERLPTVVVSDSRLDADLLTAVDVGLVDYVVEPMRHGQLLRRMIRKAIELRQLEDERNHDRERLAQLNMHLEELNESLETHLALLRLDQQAGGHIQRKLLPPHPQTIGGVSCDYWLIPSLYLSGDFLDFQRFDERYTLFYFADVSGHGASSAFVTVLLKYLFNRWLGEWDAKQPEELPTRWLAALNRELLDTGIGKHATLFVGVIDQQLHELHYSLGAQLPKPLLVADGKVVELPGEGMPVGLFPNVEYPRLTYRLPSNFRLWLCSDGILECLPGDTLDMRLRELERRVLNCTTLERLRDSLMLDIPPDIDAEGDGGGQELPDDLTIMMLSGFGNDHE; this is encoded by the coding sequence ATGGATGCAGCCAAGCCGTTGATCGGCCTACTCGATGAGCCCGGTGCCTACCGCGACGCCCTGGCCGATACCATCGCGCGCGACGGTCTGGCGGTGTTCGCCGCGGAGCGCCTGGAGGATCTGCCCGCGGACACCGTGCTGGTCGTGGCCCATGCCCAAGCCATTCCCAGCCTGGAGTGGGCCAGCCTGACGGAACGTCTGCCCACCGTCGTGGTCAGCGACTCACGTCTCGACGCCGATTTGCTGACGGCGGTCGACGTGGGGCTGGTGGATTACGTCGTCGAGCCGATGCGTCATGGTCAGCTTCTGCGGCGCATGATCCGCAAGGCGATCGAATTGCGGCAGTTGGAAGACGAGCGCAATCATGACCGCGAGCGTCTGGCGCAGCTCAACATGCATTTGGAGGAACTCAACGAGAGCCTGGAGACGCACCTGGCGCTGTTGCGGCTCGACCAGCAGGCCGGCGGTCATATCCAGCGCAAGCTGTTGCCGCCGCATCCCCAGACCATCGGCGGCGTGTCTTGCGATTACTGGCTGATCCCCTCGCTCTACCTGTCGGGGGACTTCCTCGACTTCCAGCGTTTTGACGAGCGCTACACGCTGTTCTACTTTGCCGATGTGTCCGGCCATGGAGCCTCGTCCGCCTTCGTCACGGTACTGCTCAAGTATCTGTTCAATCGTTGGCTCGGCGAGTGGGACGCCAAGCAGCCGGAAGAGCTGCCGACACGCTGGCTCGCCGCGCTCAACCGGGAACTGCTCGATACCGGCATCGGCAAGCATGCCACCCTGTTCGTCGGGGTCATTGACCAGCAGCTGCATGAGCTTCACTATTCGCTCGGCGCCCAGTTGCCGAAACCCTTGCTGGTGGCCGATGGCAAGGTGGTCGAGCTGCCGGGAGAAGGGATGCCGGTAGGCCTGTTTCCCAACGTGGAGTATCCACGTTTGACGTATAGGTTACCGTCGAACTTCCGGTTATGGTTGTGTTCGGATGGAATACTGGAGTGCCTGCCGGGCGACACGCTCGACATGCGGCTCAGGGAACTCGAGCGACGTGTTCTGAACTGTACGACGTTGGAACGACTTCGTGACAGCCTGATGCTGGATATTCCCCCCGACATCGATGCCGAAGGGGATGGCGGCGGACAGGAACTGCCCGATGACCTGACGATCATGATGTTGAGCGGATTTGGCAATGATCACGAATGA